ggaatcagagttgatccgcaccatggtctggtcgaaatcaactcaaaagctagactccgcaacataaatgatgtctttgttttcgcaaagcaatgtcaacaagtttattacacatacaccccttcatttagaaaggatcgttcaagagttgattggttgtccgtttttaaaactaaaccacggggtcgtgtcgaggttgttcaggatgagaacgaagacacaagtgtgcgagatgaagtctttcaagttcgtgagttggttgaaccatatcgagttgctccttcgattgaattggaagaaaattcaaattttcgagttctcgatgatagtcttgttgatattgacggagaggagttgaatgttgttctcagctctagcggacaagcaaatgtcgatgaagaagatgatatccatattgaagattgtgaTGAAGATTATGACAATTCAATTAATGAGGAAGCAGAataaaattccgactaattatgaaaatgaagccctatgtaaaaacatttgtctcatgtaatttagattattgatgatgtattttgtaaaacaaaatatttattgtttaagcaatgtggttattgttttatgtgatagacagtttatcagttaagttattgcaggaaggtaaacaggcaatacaaagacaacctttcctgcaaaatgccacaatcaccgacgtccataccgacggacaacCATCCATCGGTATCTCATAGaaagttcgaaaatatttacaacaaaatgccacaatcaccgacgtccataccgacggacaacCATCCGTCgatatctcacagagagttcgaaaatatttacaacaaaatatcacaatcaccgacgtccataccgacggacaacCATctgtcggtatctcacagagagttcgaaaatatttacaacaaaatgccacaatcaccgacgttaATACCGACGGACaaccatccgtcggtatctcatagagagttcgaaaatatttacgcgaaatgccaccaacaccgacgacattaccgacagaatatgtccgtcggtaatttatcggtcacacatattaccgacagaaataccgacggaccgcgcgatttccaaagtgtgtgaattaatgcgcctctgaacttgtcagattaccgacggactgcaaaaaatatggagggcttttaaaaatttggggtgaaattcaaaaaataccgacggatttttgacctgttactgacggatttttgaccttttaccgacgaatattaattccgtcggtgattccgtcggtaaaattgcCCTATAAGTTCCAacccccgccgcttcgcctcattttttcttcttctcctcgccgcttcgcttctcctccgttttttacctcagatttttcatttttttcccttcaatccttaaacactttcacctttaatctctagcaagctttggtgttgtaaatcttcatcatattaaaaggtatgtgttttttttctaatttattttattttattttatttttagttgtttttatttttgttgttttggtgttttttgttgcaattatttcgttccttttcttgatgtaggttttttttttttgaattttttgaatttttttgttgttgtgttgttagaattgttattagttaatttaacttagaattagttaaagttgaatatttgaatttttttgaattttttgaatttgttgaatatttgttaatttaattgttagtctatattttttttaatttattgaatattttttgttgttgtgttgttagaattgttattagttaatttaacttagaattagttaaagttgaatatttgaatttttttgaattttttgaatttgttgaatatttgttaatttaattgttagtctaaatttttttttttaatttatcgaatattttttgttgttgtgttgttagaattattattagttaatttaacttagaattagttaaagttgaatatttgaattttttttgaattttttgaatttgttgaatatttgttaatttaattgttagtctatatttttttgttataatttattgttgtattgcctatataattattgattaatttattgaattaatattgttaatgttgaatttaccttagaattaataattgcgtttgttggaataattatcgatttccaatttaatttatttacttttaatttatttttagttgtttttatttttgttattttgttgttttggtgtttttttttggtaatgtagataaagttttgaatttgtcacattattaaggtatgtatatttcgttccttttattgatgtaggttttttttttttgaattttttgaatattttttattgttttgttgtcataattataatgattaatttgttgaattataattgttaatgttgaattgtaatgattaatttgttgaattataatttgttgaatttattgaatttattttttgtcatattttttattgttttgaaatataattattgattaatttgttgaattataattgttaatgttgaattaaaatgattaatttgttgaatttattgaatttattttttgtcatatttttttaattgttttgaatataattattgattaatttgtgaattgtaattgttaacgttgaatttatcttaggattaatagttgaatatgttggaataattagtatagattggttcgattggttgtggctattgttaatatttgcaggtttgtggatttgggtagtatccagtataggggaggtgctgccgatttttttttaacttttgaattttattatacaattattaatataaaattgtttagatgcgcaaaatgaaaaccagagctggtcgtccagtcgaatcaagttcgtctagcagcgatgatgatgtttccttaggtgcctctcaagaagaggcacctacaccacctgcgccgtcaatcGATGCTGCCttttccagcgatgtttcacatcgcagacgcggcgtgccttcgaagcggaatcaatttacccgccagtacgaggcacagtggaaggacgatctttcaatgtaagtttgttaaggttttagttttttttatatataaaaaaaacaatttaaaacataatttatgaagtaatcacaaattaatttcatttcttttcaggttcacaaacattgaggccgcccgagtaatatcatcggcgtttaaagcgtcgatggagattccattgtttcaatggagtcagatatccagacatcctgaatggatgcctcaaatcaatgcatggtttcgtagatttgaggttcgtgttaatatataattttcagcttatttctaataaattcaagttataattgtaaataaattattaacattttaaaaaattatttttttatatacaacatcgattctgctgggacgatgaacatgacactgttgtgaggagggtgtgggaaaatcacgcggcaattaggtaacatcgaaaacaatacgacttttttttacataattatttatgtttcgaaatgtaattttttcatgcgtgatttttggtatgacacccagaaaaaagcaaaaaaaacagcgagggataaggggttccaaggctggaacgatgttgcagtttggagggatttcaaaccaatatacatcccggaagatatatggccgcactatcttcagcacgtgacgtctgagcggttcactcgacgctcacagtccggtgctgacaaccggaatcggccaattcatggctcggtgacaacgcacaccggcggcttcGTTCCGTtttctgcacatgcgaaacggatggtaagattaacttaaatgaaatatatcgttcaattaatttgttgttaatacatttttttcattatacgCTATGTCttttggacgtgagccgagccctatggagctgtttgtggagacgcacgtgcgaagtcatgaccgccaaaaggggacgcaacagttcgttgacaaccgtgctcaacattttgtggtatgtttgttcaaccattttattttgttttgtaagttattattatgtttattgaattgaatatgatgattttttttttcaggagacctataataatcggttgagggagagatacggggacgatccatcgacccatccggaattcgatccggatttgtggatggaggctggatcgtcaggtggacccgataaaaattgggtttacgggctctccaacactaccgcggccaacttgcggtcgaccggtactgcttcaaccgctgggagctcccaatctgtatcgagctcccaatctaaagagtttgtggccttgcagcaaaggtgcgaccacctatcagaggcatacacacaactcaaagaagagcaaagattggcgaacaaacaacacagagcagagtctgaacaacaaagagcggcctatgaagatcttcggcaaatggtcatgaacatgacacaaggtggaacatgtgcgcctaatcctttttggccgccaaacccccatcctcctcctcctcctccacctttatattaatttttaattaacattatttacatttaaaaatttgtttaatgtttttttgaaacacattcattttgtaatgaatattatttcactttgagtttttgttgcttaatataaattttatttgcataattggtttgtattaccattaatttatatcattttttcaaaataattaaaaaacaattacacagggatttaccgacggaataactccgtcggcattggacagtgtccgCCACCGTCACCGACGGaacaaatccgtcggtataaatttcccgacggaaatattcggtcggtataaaatatcaccgacacttttgccgacagatttattccgtcggtatttttataacaccgacggaaaatattccgtcggtatattccaagcgggaaactttttttttttttttggcgcgcacggtccgtcggtaaaaccatcggtaaaagttttttttgtatttccgaccgatatagcgacggaatgtggaatcaccgacaaaaggtattccgacgggagtattccgtcggtaatatagtcggtaaattatttaccgatgaaatttctatcacacaccgacggaatatttccgtcggtaaaactgtgaaatcttgtagtgtatggttttagttttaataaaagactatattttaaaaactcctTCCAGTAATATCTactaattataatatttgtagtgtcattaaactaccacttattttaaagaattcatTTACAGCTACAAACCTCATATTGCATCCGAGcccttttttttagatgaagatATTTTTATGTTCTAGACAACATGATACAACTACTCAACTACTATATGCAATAACTTGCCTAGCTAGGTGTTTTAGAACCCACCATTTCTTTTTAACCAAATCAATGTGGAATGTGTAATTAAGAGTTCATTGTTTTTACCCGGATCAACTAGATTATGAGTctacttatatttttaatcaggtcatatttagttaatttttccactttttttctttaaactagACCGATTTAGGTTTCGAATATGTCAAGTCTCATATTGTTATTGAAAACTAGCATACTAGTATGTGCTATGTAGTAActcaataacattttttttttcaagtgtaaaaaaatatttgttgcctaagccttttatatatatatataggttattTTAGGTGTATCTGTGGATTTGGTAATTCTGATAAGCTATTGTAATGCTAGTGGACTCTTGAAGTCTGAGTGGTTACACTAGATTATCATGGGCTGTGAGTTTCTCCATGTTTATGtgatttgttgtttcttttagTGGTATCTTTGCATTTGGTGaaatttttatgtcttttatgGATGTACTACTGAAATGTATGataaattgatgtttaaaattttctttcaactttCAGTTACATGTTTATATTACCCGATCTTCTTTTCACAGATAACCTTGGAGAAGATTGCCCTGTCTTCGAAAACTTGTTTGAATTTTGTCAGATTTATGCTGGTGGAACTATAGGTAAATGAAAACAAGAGAAGACTGCTGTCATAGCATTGTTTGGTTTGACCATTTAGCTTTATTTACCATTCAACCTTAAATGCTGACTGACATTTTCTGACAGATGCTGCACATAGGTTGAACAATCAGGAACATTATGTTTTCTGTTTTCATACAAAGCGTTGCTGGTTACTCTAAatctgtttcttctttttttttgaatgatgcAACATTATGTTTCTCCCCCTCAAACTCAGTTTGTCTGCCCTGATATTTAGTGAAACAGGGATGCAACAACCTCAGAAATATTCTGCTGCCTCCTAATATTTTCCCTGGTTTCTATGAACCTTTTATCTATATATCATTCTTGTTCCAGACAACTTGCCCTTGTTGGTATGTTCTTATTTGCTCCAATTCCTATTAGTAGTCTGCTCTTATGAAATGTCAAAGCTCACGAGAAGTTACTCCCCTGCAGGTTACAGGAGGTGGGGGATACACAAAAGAGAATGTTGCTCGATGTTGGACCGTTGAAACAGGAGTTCTTTTAGACACAGAACTGCCCAATGGTATGCTAATATAATCACttcctttttctaattgaaaggaaaaactgaGCATGGAAGATGAATTCTAACATATCACCCTCTGTGAAGAAATTGTAAACATAACTACATGATGTTCTGTGGTGAGTTGATGTGGAGTTCTTAGGTTATGTAGCGTTTCTGGGGTTGGGAAGTGGCATGTCATTAATAATATCATGTTATGAAAGtttgctttcttttattttttaatg
This genomic interval from Populus alba chromosome 1, ASM523922v2, whole genome shotgun sequence contains the following:
- the LOC118063029 gene encoding histone deacetylase 17-like encodes the protein MGYNLGEDCPVFENLFEFCQIYAGGTIDNLPLLVTGGGGYTKENVARCWTVETGVLLDTELPNEIPENEYIKYFAPDYSLKSPGGLMENLNSKSYLSTIKMQVLENLRCIQHAPSVQMQEVS